One stretch of Rhinatrema bivittatum chromosome 8, aRhiBiv1.1, whole genome shotgun sequence DNA includes these proteins:
- the NUPR2 gene encoding nuclear protein 2, with amino-acid sequence MSNEVETLVDFEAEHYDEYDYYNLKEYGCGAGGKGRTKKEIELHTNRHVPAGHERKIEEKLHNSELKRRRSRSSSS; translated from the coding sequence ATGTCGAACGAGGTGGAGACCCTGGTGGACTTCGAAGCGGAGCACTACGACGAGTACGACTACTACAACCTGAAGGAGTACGGCTGCGGCGCCGGCGGCAAGGGCCGCACCAAGAAGGAGATCGAGCTGCACACGAACCGCCACGTCCCGGCCGGGCACGAGCGCAAGATCGAGGAGAAGCTGCACAACAGCGAGCTGAAGCGCCGCAGGTCCCGCAGCTCGTCCTCCTAG